One genomic window of Desulfuromonas sp. AOP6 includes the following:
- the hldE gene encoding bifunctional D-glycero-beta-D-manno-heptose-7-phosphate kinase/D-glycero-beta-D-manno-heptose 1-phosphate adenylyltransferase HldE encodes MKRTAVESFLSGLPSIRALVVGDLMLDEYLWGNADRISPEAPVQVVDVKRHDLRLGGAGNVINNLLRLGCQVDVASVLGEDEDGKLLRRRLQELQVGIDGVQQVPGRTTSRKTRVLASNQQMLRIDRESCEAILGMQEDALVAYIRRQMNHVDVVLLSDYLKGVLTPLVLREIIDAGRQAGIPVVVDPKGSDYSKYKGATLLTPNRKEAQLASQIEITDDATLRVAGRKLCRELDLDVLVLTRSEEGMSLFKRNGTEVDLPTEAREVYDVSGAGDTVLCLFGVGLAGGLSLEDTAYLANVAAGVVVGKVGTSTVSPHEILEVVEGQHLDTDRKIKSRCLISAEMQQARERGRTIVFTNGCFDLLHVGHVKYLQKARRLGDLLVLGLNSDTSIRRLKGAKRPFIDQEERAHILAALDCVDYVVIFDEDTPLELIREVRPHILVKGGDYQPDQVVGKEIVESYGGHVELITFVDGKSTTNIVEKILQAYQE; translated from the coding sequence ATGAAGCGCACAGCTGTCGAGAGTTTTCTGAGTGGTCTGCCGAGCATCAGGGCTCTGGTGGTCGGCGACCTGATGCTGGATGAATATCTGTGGGGAAATGCCGATCGTATTTCTCCCGAGGCGCCGGTTCAGGTGGTAGATGTCAAACGGCATGACCTTCGCCTTGGCGGAGCCGGTAATGTCATCAACAATCTTTTGCGACTTGGCTGTCAGGTGGATGTGGCAAGCGTCTTGGGCGAAGATGAGGATGGCAAGCTGCTACGCAGGAGGCTTCAGGAATTACAGGTAGGGATCGACGGCGTACAACAGGTGCCAGGCCGCACAACCAGCCGCAAAACCCGAGTGCTGGCCAGCAACCAGCAAATGCTGCGTATCGACAGGGAAAGTTGCGAGGCCATTCTTGGAATGCAGGAAGATGCCTTGGTTGCCTACATCAGGCGTCAAATGAATCATGTCGATGTGGTTTTGCTTTCCGATTACCTCAAGGGCGTGCTCACCCCGCTGGTCTTGCGTGAGATTATCGATGCTGGGCGCCAAGCAGGTATTCCTGTGGTGGTCGATCCAAAAGGCTCCGATTATAGCAAGTATAAAGGGGCGACCCTCCTGACCCCCAATCGTAAAGAAGCCCAGCTGGCATCCCAAATAGAGATAACAGACGATGCTACCCTGCGCGTTGCCGGTCGCAAGCTTTGCCGCGAACTTGATCTCGATGTATTGGTATTGACGCGCAGTGAAGAAGGAATGTCTCTTTTTAAGCGCAATGGCACGGAGGTGGATCTGCCGACTGAGGCTCGGGAAGTTTATGATGTTTCGGGTGCTGGGGATACTGTTTTGTGCCTGTTTGGAGTAGGATTGGCTGGTGGTCTTTCTTTGGAAGACACGGCTTATCTTGCTAACGTTGCTGCCGGGGTGGTGGTCGGCAAGGTGGGGACGTCGACGGTTTCACCCCATGAAATTCTGGAGGTCGTCGAAGGGCAGCACCTGGATACCGACCGGAAGATCAAATCGCGCTGCCTGATTTCAGCTGAAATGCAACAGGCCCGAGAGCGTGGCCGTACCATCGTTTTCACCAACGGCTGTTTTGATCTGCTGCATGTCGGTCACGTCAAATACCTGCAGAAAGCCCGGCGCTTGGGTGATCTGCTGGTTCTGGGGCTCAACTCTGACACCTCCATCCGTCGCCTTAAGGGGGCCAAACGCCCTTTCATCGATCAGGAAGAACGCGCCCATATTCTCGCGGCTCTCGACTGTGTTGACTATGTCGTGATTTTCGACGAAGACACTCCCCTTGAACTCATTCGTGAAGTCCGTCCCCATATCCTTGTCAAGGGGGGAGACTACCAGCCTGACCAGGTTGTTGGTAAAGAGATCGTTGAAAGCTATGGGGGGCACGTTGAACTCATCACTTTTGTTGACGGAAAGTCCACGACCAATATCGTTGAAAAAATTTTACAGGCCTACCAGGAGTAA
- a CDS encoding D-sedoheptulose 7-phosphate isomerase, which translates to MNEEIRLYLEGHIRAVEIVASQMTDSIAGAVELLQQTLSGGGKILIMGNGGSAADAQHFAAELVGRFMMERKALPAIALSTDTSILTAVGNDYGFNEIFKRQVEALALPGDLVIGISTSGNSPNVALALEAAKAAGCQTMALLGRNGGSIAPRVDFPLVVPIEQTPHVQECHLMIIHLLCDLVERRLFSGQGEA; encoded by the coding sequence ATGAATGAGGAAATACGGCTGTATCTCGAAGGACATATAAGAGCTGTTGAAATAGTTGCATCACAGATGACGGATTCGATTGCCGGTGCTGTTGAGCTTTTGCAGCAGACCCTGTCCGGTGGTGGAAAGATTTTGATCATGGGTAACGGCGGCTCTGCCGCCGATGCCCAACACTTTGCTGCCGAGCTGGTCGGCCGTTTTATGATGGAGCGCAAGGCGCTACCAGCTATCGCCCTCTCTACCGATACCTCCATTTTGACAGCTGTCGGCAACGACTATGGCTTCAATGAAATATTCAAGCGTCAGGTCGAGGCGCTTGCCCTGCCCGGCGATTTGGTCATCGGAATCTCCACCAGCGGCAATTCTCCCAATGTGGCTTTGGCCCTGGAAGCTGCCAAGGCTGCCGGTTGCCAGACCATGGCGCTTCTGGGCCGCAACGGCGGAAGCATTGCTCCCCGTGTTGATTTCCCCCTTGTCGTACCTATCGAACAGACGCCGCACGTGCAGGAATGTCACCTGATGATTATCCACCTGCTTTGTGATCTGGTGGAGCGTCGGCTCTTTTCTGGTCAGGGGGAAGCATGA
- a CDS encoding glycosyltransferase family 4 protein, with amino-acid sequence MKKIRVLCLTSFSDLPEAHMFIKLKEAGIDLHVIASPGAPHNDTIRKAGVPLEEIKLKGRFDLHGIRYIRNKLKREPFDILHMFNNRTTSNGLLAATGIPIKIICYRGIEGNVSYLDPASWTTYLHPKVDRIICVAEAIRKTLLKVGIGPLRLTPEKVVTIHKGHELAWYNATPADLTVLDIPKDAFVIGCIANDRPRKGLHILIEAMNYLPTDGSVHLLLIGKMDSSKLLPLIGSSPNAKNIHLTGFRTDAPALIAACSTAVLPALKREGLPKAIIEAMVYAIPPIVTRSGGSPELVVENESGLVVSPGNPKELAGAIRSLYDNRALAKKMGEAARNRIRLDFRHATTVGKTLEVYQQLLES; translated from the coding sequence ATGAAAAAGATACGCGTCCTTTGCCTGACTTCTTTTAGCGACCTCCCTGAAGCGCACATGTTTATCAAGCTGAAAGAGGCCGGAATCGACTTGCATGTCATTGCCAGCCCCGGCGCACCCCATAACGACACAATCCGCAAGGCAGGTGTGCCTCTTGAAGAGATTAAACTTAAAGGGCGCTTTGACCTGCATGGTATCCGCTATATTCGCAACAAACTAAAGCGGGAGCCTTTCGACATCCTGCACATGTTCAACAATCGCACAACCTCAAACGGTCTTCTAGCCGCAACAGGTATCCCTATAAAGATCATATGCTATAGAGGAATTGAGGGAAATGTCAGTTATCTTGACCCGGCCTCATGGACAACCTACCTTCACCCCAAGGTTGACAGAATCATCTGTGTTGCCGAAGCTATTCGAAAGACGCTATTAAAAGTTGGAATAGGTCCCCTCCGGCTTACCCCTGAAAAGGTGGTGACGATTCACAAGGGACACGAACTTGCCTGGTACAATGCTACTCCCGCTGATCTAACGGTACTAGACATCCCCAAGGATGCTTTTGTTATTGGCTGCATCGCCAATGACCGACCGCGTAAAGGGCTTCACATTCTGATTGAGGCCATGAATTATCTCCCCACCGATGGCTCCGTCCATCTCCTTCTCATCGGAAAAATGGATTCCTCCAAGTTGCTTCCTCTTATCGGATCCAGTCCCAATGCAAAAAATATCCACCTCACAGGCTTCCGAACCGATGCCCCTGCCTTGATAGCTGCATGCAGCACAGCGGTTCTTCCTGCCCTGAAAAGAGAGGGGCTACCCAAAGCCATTATAGAGGCCATGGTGTATGCCATCCCCCCCATAGTGACCCGCTCCGGCGGCAGTCCTGAACTTGTTGTTGAGAATGAAAGTGGCTTAGTGGTTTCGCCCGGCAACCCAAAGGAGTTAGCCGGAGCGATCAGATCCCTATATGACAATAGGGCATTGGCCAAGAAGATGGGGGAAGCAGCGCGAAACAGGATTAGGCTTGATTTCCGTCACGCGACAACAGTAGGAAAAACCTTGGAAGTGTATCAACAGCTTTTGGAAAGTTAA
- a CDS encoding glycosyltransferase family 2 protein: MDKATISVVMIVKNEESKIESCLRSLSWADELIILDSGSTDLTVEICRKYTKNVYIENVWHGFGAQRQLAESYASGDWIFAIDGDEEVTEKLSKEIQGVVETDARDKVYAVPRLTWAFGSFVRHSGWYPDYVVRLYPRKRAQYNDAVVHERVIFGSDMNLHYLKNDLLHYSYTNLESWVAKSARYSALWAEAKHAEGVRCTFADSITHSIMFFLRVYVVKRGFLDGAAGFMVAATGAFSRFLKYSDLWLRQKNRV, translated from the coding sequence ATGGATAAGGCCACAATATCTGTTGTGATGATAGTTAAGAACGAAGAGTCAAAAATAGAATCCTGTCTGCGAAGTCTTTCGTGGGCTGATGAACTCATTATATTGGATTCTGGAAGTACAGACTTGACCGTCGAAATATGTAGAAAATATACAAAAAACGTTTACATTGAAAATGTGTGGCATGGATTTGGCGCGCAGCGCCAATTAGCGGAAAGCTATGCTAGTGGAGATTGGATATTTGCTATCGATGGCGATGAGGAAGTTACGGAAAAATTATCAAAAGAAATACAGGGTGTTGTCGAAACTGACGCAAGAGATAAGGTGTATGCCGTTCCTCGTCTAACGTGGGCATTTGGTTCTTTTGTCAGGCATAGTGGTTGGTATCCGGATTATGTAGTACGGCTCTATCCTAGAAAGAGAGCCCAGTATAACGATGCGGTGGTTCATGAACGCGTCATATTCGGATCAGATATGAATCTTCATTATCTTAAAAATGATCTTCTTCATTATAGTTACACAAACTTGGAGAGCTGGGTTGCAAAATCAGCAAGATATTCTGCGTTGTGGGCAGAGGCAAAACATGCCGAGGGCGTTCGTTGCACTTTTGCTGATTCTATTACACACTCGATTATGTTTTTTTTGAGAGTGTACGTCGTAAAAAGAGGCTTTCTTGATGGTGCTGCAGGTTTTATGGTTGCAGCTACAGGAGCATTTTCGAGATTTCTTAAATATAGTGACCTTTGGTTACGTCAAAAAAATAGAGTTTAG
- a CDS encoding polysaccharide pyruvyl transferase family protein yields the protein MYLEYSHTVGGNFGDDLNPWLWPRLIPELLAVNDSTAFLGIGTLLDQQRVKRTLGKSNSIVVFSSGMGFGSPPKIDERWKIYCVRGPLTAKRLGLPSEMAIVDGAFLLRTVAMPDPSGCFPVGFMPHHRSEVFIDWHSVCERAGVKYISAKQSVDKILADLRGTKHLITEAMHGAIVADALRVPWMPVRFSPKFMPEKWQDFTASINLNIETKVLPFLNQYRMPVGQFIENSAKGFVRKLHIGPEKWDRLPRNFRCCSDSDIDSLAKTITLYSRDAVFYLSKDEVTSSLTERLCEKLEELKKDFKVYHG from the coding sequence ATGTATCTCGAATACTCGCATACTGTTGGCGGAAATTTTGGAGATGACTTAAATCCGTGGTTATGGCCACGCTTGATTCCTGAGTTGCTGGCCGTAAATGATAGTACTGCCTTCCTTGGTATAGGAACTTTGCTGGACCAACAGCGTGTCAAACGCACTCTTGGAAAATCAAATTCAATTGTGGTTTTCAGCTCCGGTATGGGGTTTGGATCCCCCCCTAAAATTGATGAGCGATGGAAAATTTATTGTGTGAGGGGGCCACTTACCGCCAAAAGGCTCGGATTGCCAAGTGAAATGGCTATTGTCGATGGGGCCTTTCTTCTTAGGACTGTTGCTATGCCTGACCCCTCAGGCTGTTTTCCAGTCGGGTTCATGCCTCATCATAGGAGTGAGGTTTTTATTGATTGGCACAGTGTCTGTGAGAGGGCAGGTGTGAAATACATATCTGCTAAACAGTCAGTAGATAAAATACTTGCTGATTTGCGCGGAACCAAGCACTTGATTACTGAAGCCATGCATGGAGCTATTGTTGCGGATGCTTTGAGGGTGCCATGGATGCCTGTAAGGTTTAGCCCCAAGTTTATGCCAGAGAAATGGCAGGATTTCACTGCTTCGATCAATCTTAATATAGAAACGAAGGTTTTGCCCTTCCTCAACCAATATCGGATGCCCGTTGGTCAGTTTATTGAAAATTCCGCTAAAGGGTTTGTTCGGAAATTACATATTGGGCCTGAAAAGTGGGATCGGCTACCCCGCAATTTTAGGTGTTGCTCAGATTCGGATATCGATTCGCTGGCTAAGACTATCACTTTGTATTCAAGGGATGCAGTTTTTTACCTGAGCAAAGATGAAGTAACTTCTTCTTTGACAGAAAGACTTTGTGAAAAGTTGGAAGAACTTAAGAAAGACTTTAAGGTTTATCATGGATAA
- a CDS encoding O-antigen ligase family protein — MVLDALNDKRTQIFYGLCFAFPVLFGTVKSWHSSLFLVACLFGLLLLKGTAWDEIPKGLKLFFYAVIVFLLAAVASLVNADDLGQGIKRLTKLSYLLGFFVLTIGAAKVKVDLSIAYLKGICLGSFVLFGVAIYQTFLLGFGRAQGITNAIVFGDVAMLFAVILFVSLVYKDGNSHWLLLSLSLAAALGASLLSGARGGWLVLPVALFFLSMLMGKAFFCRRNLVVVGFVMLLLAGGAISFNDQIGPRLSQVFVNFKDFSTGQNLNTSLGHRILMWGIAWEQFQQNPLVGSGLGDFKHDSIAAMSAGKTQLNHEYSHAHSIYFEMLGNAGSLGMLSMLVALIVVPVGLFFRGWQNSANDCQRRVALTGLLIVVSFAIFGLTESWVSRSPFMIVYSFSLFVFYSSLRFLSSSERI; from the coding sequence ATGGTGCTTGACGCCTTGAACGATAAACGTACACAGATATTTTACGGATTGTGTTTCGCCTTTCCTGTTCTGTTTGGAACCGTAAAGAGTTGGCACAGCAGCTTGTTTCTGGTGGCGTGTCTGTTTGGTCTTCTTTTGCTGAAGGGCACCGCCTGGGATGAAATTCCCAAGGGACTAAAATTGTTTTTTTATGCGGTTATCGTATTCCTCTTGGCCGCTGTGGCCAGCTTGGTGAATGCCGATGATTTGGGGCAAGGAATCAAGAGACTGACCAAGTTGAGTTACCTGTTAGGTTTTTTTGTTCTGACAATCGGCGCCGCGAAGGTCAAGGTTGACCTTTCCATTGCCTACCTGAAAGGAATTTGCCTGGGGTCATTCGTGCTATTTGGGGTGGCGATTTATCAGACCTTTTTACTTGGATTTGGAAGAGCGCAGGGGATCACTAACGCAATTGTCTTTGGCGATGTCGCCATGCTGTTTGCTGTTATCCTTTTTGTGTCTCTGGTTTATAAAGACGGTAACAGCCACTGGCTGCTGTTGAGTTTGTCTTTGGCGGCCGCCCTTGGCGCGAGCCTTTTAAGTGGAGCGCGTGGAGGGTGGTTGGTTTTGCCTGTTGCTCTTTTTTTTCTATCCATGCTGATGGGAAAAGCGTTTTTCTGTCGTAGAAATCTTGTTGTTGTCGGTTTTGTCATGCTTTTGCTTGCCGGAGGCGCAATAAGCTTTAATGATCAAATCGGTCCTCGCCTTAGTCAGGTCTTTGTCAATTTTAAGGATTTTTCTACAGGACAGAATCTGAATACCTCACTGGGGCATCGCATCCTCATGTGGGGGATAGCCTGGGAGCAGTTTCAGCAGAACCCGCTGGTCGGATCCGGCCTCGGAGACTTCAAACACGATAGCATTGCGGCAATGAGCGCTGGCAAAACGCAACTTAATCACGAATACAGCCATGCCCACAGTATTTACTTCGAAATGCTTGGGAATGCAGGGTCGCTTGGGATGTTGTCCATGCTCGTAGCACTCATTGTGGTGCCGGTCGGTTTGTTTTTCAGGGGATGGCAAAATTCGGCAAACGACTGTCAGCGCCGGGTGGCTTTAACTGGATTGCTGATCGTAGTGTCTTTTGCCATATTCGGCCTTACAGAAAGTTGGGTGTCTCGGTCGCCATTCATGATTGTCTACAGTTTCTCTTTGTTCGTTTTTTATTCTTCCCTTAGATTTTTGAGCTCATCAGAAAGAATTTGA
- a CDS encoding glycosyltransferase has product MNICLFNSCRAWGGGEKWHLEAAEFLVKEGFQVTIAAHPTGDLLKKATQASIPTKPVCIGNLSGLNFIKIWSLIRWFKKSRTQVVILNLPSDLKAAGIAARLAHVPKIIYRRGSAIPIKNTFLNRILFKKIVTEIIANSFQTKKTILQNNAHLFPEEKIHVIYNGIDFRDLQDEKKLQLDERNRPVIIGSAGRLSYQKNQKALIDLAVQLNTAGIDFKIKVAGEGKLLKELEDYAAAQGACGKIDFIGFVENMNAFMASVDVFVLPSRWEGFGYVLIEAMAAGKPIVAFDVSSNPEIVQDGETGFLVPFGDIHALKERVLCLLKDSSLRVAFGARGRQIALKKFDRGHNLASLVNVLKENCKYGA; this is encoded by the coding sequence ATGAATATCTGTCTTTTCAATTCCTGTCGTGCCTGGGGTGGTGGCGAAAAATGGCACCTAGAGGCGGCTGAATTCCTTGTGAAGGAAGGGTTTCAGGTAACTATTGCTGCCCACCCCACCGGGGATCTCCTCAAAAAAGCAACTCAGGCCAGTATCCCCACTAAACCTGTGTGCATTGGGAATTTGAGTGGACTCAATTTTATTAAAATATGGTCACTGATACGGTGGTTTAAAAAGTCTCGTACCCAGGTAGTTATTCTCAATCTCCCTTCCGATCTTAAAGCAGCCGGAATCGCAGCGCGCTTAGCCCATGTTCCGAAAATCATCTATCGCCGCGGAAGTGCTATCCCGATCAAAAATACATTTCTCAATCGCATACTCTTCAAAAAGATTGTGACAGAAATTATTGCGAATTCTTTTCAGACCAAAAAGACTATTCTCCAAAACAATGCTCATCTATTTCCAGAAGAAAAAATCCACGTCATTTATAATGGGATCGACTTTCGGGATCTTCAAGATGAAAAGAAACTGCAGTTAGACGAACGAAACAGACCGGTAATCATCGGCAGCGCTGGACGGTTATCCTATCAGAAAAATCAGAAGGCTCTGATCGATCTTGCGGTTCAATTAAACACAGCAGGGATTGACTTCAAAATCAAGGTCGCTGGTGAGGGTAAATTACTAAAAGAACTAGAGGATTACGCTGCTGCACAAGGAGCGTGTGGCAAAATTGATTTTATCGGTTTTGTTGAAAATATGAACGCATTCATGGCCAGCGTGGATGTCTTTGTGCTTCCCTCAAGGTGGGAGGGGTTCGGCTATGTGCTGATTGAAGCCATGGCTGCAGGAAAGCCAATTGTAGCTTTTGATGTTAGCAGTAACCCGGAAATTGTTCAGGATGGCGAAACAGGTTTTCTGGTTCCTTTTGGCGACATCCACGCCCTCAAAGAAAGGGTACTTTGTTTATTGAAAGACTCGTCACTCAGGGTAGCTTTTGGTGCACGTGGACGCCAGATTGCTTTAAAAAAATTCGATAGAGGTCATAATCTCGCTAGCTTGGTAAATGTGTTGAAGGAGAACTGTAAATATGGTGCTTGA
- the waaF gene encoding lipopolysaccharide heptosyltransferase II, whose amino-acid sequence MASRVENFSIGSSPKKILVRATNWIGDGVMMTPALAAIRHTFPGAEIVVAANPLVAQLFSPHPCCDRVLVYDRKGDHSGAAGFLRFVRKLRSERFDLAILLQKAFEAALLTFLAGIPRRIGFSTDGRRLLLTGSVPLTDKVRSQHHSRHYLEMLKAFGITGGSGELQLVITPAEREHALKRLGEGCWLGVNPGAAYGSAKRWYPERFAQVADTLAEEFGFQVVVIGGPGEKAIGQDIVQQMRHQALNLVGETSVREMMAVIAHCSLIISNDSGPMHVAAALQVPTVAIFGPTDHTTTYPWTARYRVAYQNVECAPCLKRVCPTDHRCMILVTSEMVVSAAREILK is encoded by the coding sequence TTGGCTAGTCGAGTTGAAAATTTTTCAATAGGGTCTTCTCCCAAAAAGATTCTGGTGCGAGCAACCAATTGGATTGGGGACGGGGTCATGATGACGCCCGCTCTGGCAGCCATTCGCCACACTTTTCCTGGCGCCGAGATCGTTGTCGCCGCCAATCCCCTGGTTGCCCAGTTGTTTTCTCCTCATCCCTGTTGTGATCGGGTGTTGGTTTATGATCGGAAAGGTGACCACAGTGGGGCGGCTGGTTTCCTGAGGTTTGTTCGGAAACTTCGCTCGGAGCGATTTGACCTGGCCATTCTATTGCAAAAGGCTTTTGAGGCCGCATTGCTGACTTTTCTCGCAGGTATTCCGCGCCGTATTGGATTTTCTACGGATGGTCGACGGTTGCTGCTCACCGGTTCGGTGCCTTTAACGGACAAAGTCCGATCGCAACATCATTCACGCCATTACCTGGAAATGCTTAAAGCATTTGGGATCACGGGAGGCAGCGGTGAACTTCAGCTTGTTATCACGCCCGCCGAACGGGAACATGCACTCAAACGTCTTGGCGAGGGGTGTTGGCTCGGTGTCAATCCTGGTGCCGCTTATGGTTCCGCCAAACGCTGGTATCCCGAGCGCTTCGCCCAGGTTGCCGATACTCTGGCGGAAGAATTCGGGTTTCAGGTGGTCGTTATAGGCGGGCCGGGTGAAAAGGCGATAGGCCAGGATATTGTCCAGCAGATGCGGCACCAAGCGCTTAATCTGGTCGGTGAAACGTCTGTACGCGAGATGATGGCGGTCATTGCACATTGCTCTTTGATCATCAGTAACGACTCCGGGCCGATGCATGTGGCAGCCGCACTGCAAGTGCCAACAGTTGCTATATTCGGCCCAACGGATCACACCACGACTTATCCCTGGACTGCGCGCTATCGTGTCGCTTACCAAAATGTTGAGTGCGCGCCTTGCCTTAAGCGCGTCTGCCCGACCGACCATCGCTGCATGATCCTAGTGACGAGTGAAATGGTGGTTTCCGCGGCACGAGAAATTTTGAAATAA
- a CDS encoding Trm112 family protein: MPLNKELLELLACPQCKGVVRYEETQSRLVCDSCCLAFPIRDDIPVMLMDEAETLG; this comes from the coding sequence ATGCCCCTGAATAAAGAACTTTTAGAACTCCTCGCCTGCCCTCAATGCAAGGGGGTGGTGCGCTATGAAGAAACCCAAAGTCGGCTGGTTTGTGATTCCTGCTGTCTGGCTTTTCCCATCCGGGATGACATCCCGGTGATGCTGATGGATGAGGCGGAAACGCTTGGCTAG
- the lpxK gene encoding tetraacyldisaccharide 4'-kinase, with product MKILSWHRRLVLQGPDGFLDLLLLGVLIPLGWLYGLVGLCRAALYRCGVLSSFRSPVPVISVGNITAGGTGKTPVVDALVKHFLSQGLRVAVVSRGYGGALQERVGVVSVGEGPQMAADLCGDEPFLLARRNPQALVFVARKRADGVRTAVERYQAERIILDDGFQHLAVQRDVDILLLDGSKPLGNGQVLPAGLLREFPSAVKRADLLVFTRCPEGSGSPSAPPLYAEKPAYYSQHLLASEAISLAGEVVPLARLQTKKGVAFAGIADPTSFFEALAAKGLLLVENLALSDHVVYDIQLVKRLSRLAEGADYLITTEKDAVKLDLGDFSVPCYQVPLAMHLFDEEGFFQKLHQIIPGRDHAPE from the coding sequence GTGAAGATATTGTCCTGGCATAGACGCCTGGTGTTGCAGGGACCTGACGGCTTTCTGGATCTTCTTCTGCTAGGCGTGCTCATCCCCCTTGGTTGGCTCTATGGATTGGTGGGGCTTTGCCGCGCCGCACTGTACCGCTGTGGAGTGCTCTCTTCCTTCCGGTCTCCCGTTCCGGTCATCTCCGTTGGCAATATTACCGCCGGCGGCACCGGCAAGACACCCGTGGTCGACGCCCTCGTCAAACATTTTCTGTCGCAGGGTCTGCGGGTAGCTGTGGTCAGTCGTGGGTATGGTGGTGCGCTGCAGGAACGGGTAGGGGTGGTCAGCGTTGGTGAAGGGCCGCAAATGGCCGCCGACCTGTGCGGGGATGAGCCTTTTCTGCTGGCCCGGCGAAACCCGCAAGCGCTGGTTTTTGTCGCCCGCAAAAGGGCTGATGGCGTCCGTACCGCCGTAGAACGCTATCAGGCCGAACGGATCATTCTCGATGACGGCTTTCAGCATCTCGCCGTTCAGCGCGATGTGGATATCCTGCTCCTTGACGGTAGCAAGCCCCTGGGCAACGGCCAGGTTTTGCCGGCCGGCCTGCTGCGGGAGTTTCCCTCTGCCGTGAAAAGAGCCGATCTGCTGGTTTTTACCCGCTGCCCAGAAGGTTCAGGTTCTCCCTCCGCCCCTCCTCTTTATGCCGAAAAGCCCGCTTATTACAGCCAGCATCTGCTGGCGTCCGAGGCAATTAGTCTTGCCGGCGAAGTTGTTCCGCTGGCGCGTCTGCAGACTAAAAAAGGAGTGGCCTTTGCCGGCATCGCCGACCCGACTTCCTTCTTTGAGGCGCTTGCCGCCAAGGGTCTGCTGCTTGTCGAAAACCTTGCCCTGTCCGATCATGTGGTTTATGATATTCAGTTGGTGAAGCGGTTGAGCCGCCTGGCCGAAGGCGCGGATTATCTGATCACCACCGAAAAGGACGCTGTAAAACTGGACCTTGGTGATTTTTCCGTTCCCTGCTATCAGGTTCCGCTTGCGATGCATCTTTTTGATGAGGAAGGCTTCTTTCAGAAACTCCATCAAATCATTCCCGGGAGAGATCATGCCCCTGAATAA